The Collimonas fungivorans Ter331 genome has a segment encoding these proteins:
- a CDS encoding 1-aminocyclopropane-1-carboxylate deaminase produces MNLQKFPRYPLTFGPTPIQPLPRLSAHLGGKVELYAKREDCNSGLAFGGNKTRKLEYLIPEALAGGYDTLVSIGGIQSNQTRQVAAVAAHLGLKCVLVQENWVNYSDAVYDRVGNIEMSRILGAEVRLDSAGFDIGIRQSWEQAMEDVRKAGGKPFPIPAGCSEHPRGGLGFVGFAEEVRQQEAELGFKFDYIVTCSVTGSTQAGMLVGFAADGRAERVIGIDASAKPQQTFEQILRIAKNTAALVELERDITARDVVLDTRFGGPEYGLPNDGTLEAIRLCARMEGMLTDPVYEGKSMQGMIEKVRLGEFPPGSRVLYAHLGGVPALNAYSFLFRNG; encoded by the coding sequence ATGAACCTGCAGAAATTTCCCCGCTATCCGCTCACCTTCGGGCCCACCCCTATCCAGCCGCTGCCACGCCTCAGCGCCCACCTCGGCGGCAAGGTTGAACTCTATGCAAAACGCGAAGACTGCAACAGCGGCCTGGCGTTCGGCGGCAACAAGACCCGCAAGCTCGAGTACCTGATCCCGGAAGCGCTGGCGGGCGGCTACGACACGCTGGTGTCGATAGGTGGCATCCAGTCCAACCAGACGCGCCAGGTCGCCGCGGTTGCCGCCCATCTCGGCCTGAAATGCGTGCTGGTGCAGGAGAACTGGGTGAATTATTCGGACGCGGTGTACGACCGGGTCGGCAACATCGAGATGTCGCGCATCCTCGGCGCCGAGGTGCGGCTCGACAGCGCGGGCTTCGATATCGGTATCCGTCAGAGCTGGGAGCAAGCCATGGAAGACGTGCGCAAAGCCGGCGGCAAGCCGTTTCCGATTCCGGCCGGTTGCTCGGAACACCCGCGCGGCGGCCTCGGCTTCGTCGGTTTTGCGGAAGAAGTACGGCAGCAAGAAGCTGAACTGGGCTTCAAGTTCGACTACATCGTCACCTGCTCGGTAACCGGCAGCACGCAAGCCGGCATGCTGGTCGGTTTCGCCGCCGACGGCCGCGCCGAGCGCGTGATCGGCATCGATGCCTCGGCCAAACCGCAGCAAACCTTCGAGCAGATCCTGCGCATCGCAAAAAACACCGCCGCGCTGGTCGAGCTGGAACGCGACATCACGGCTCGCGATGTGGTGCTCGATACGCGCTTCGGCGGCCCCGAATACGGCTTGCCGAACGACGGCACGCTGGAAGCGATCCGCCTGTGCGCGCGCATGGAAGGCATGCTGACCGACCCGGTCTACGAGGGCAAGTCGATGCAAGGCATGATAGAAAAAGTCAGGCTGGGCGAATTCCCGCCCGGCTCCCGCGTGCTGTACGCCCACCTGGGCGGCGTACCGGCGCTGAACGCTTACAGTTTCCTGTTTCGCAACGGTTAG
- a CDS encoding Lrp/AsnC family transcriptional regulator produces the protein MKATKLLTKAPPADATGAAMDRTDRAILRALQRDASISNVALAAKVNLSAPACLRRVERLKESGLIKGIVALLNPRALDAGTMVMIGVVLDRSTPESFADFERAAQKVSGCLECHVVTGEFDYFMLLRTKDNDSYNRLHAEQLLYLPGVRQIRTFMVLKQVLSTTQLPL, from the coding sequence ATGAAAGCAACAAAGTTGCTTACCAAGGCGCCGCCGGCGGATGCTACTGGGGCGGCGATGGATCGTACCGACCGCGCCATTCTCAGGGCGCTGCAGCGCGATGCTTCCATCTCTAACGTGGCGCTGGCGGCCAAGGTGAACTTGAGTGCGCCGGCATGTCTGCGGCGCGTCGAACGGCTCAAGGAGTCGGGACTGATCAAGGGCATCGTCGCCTTGCTCAATCCGCGCGCGCTGGATGCCGGAACCATGGTGATGATCGGGGTGGTGCTGGATCGCTCGACGCCGGAATCGTTTGCCGATTTCGAGCGGGCGGCGCAGAAAGTTTCGGGTTGCCTTGAGTGCCATGTAGTCACGGGCGAATTCGACTACTTCATGCTGCTGCGGACCAAGGATAACGATAGTTATAACCGGCTCCATGCGGAGCAGCTGCTGTACCTGCCGGGCGTGCGGCAGATCCGCACATTCATGGTGCTCAAGCAGGTTCTTTCGACTACCCAGTTGCCGCTTTAG
- a CDS encoding YXWGXW repeat-containing protein, with the protein MKRILCAAALAALSATAFIPSQAMAQIGVNITIGTPPPAPRYERVPPPRVGYVWAPGYWNWNGSRHVWAGGHWERARSGYQYSRPEWRQGNNGWELNRGGWRRGDDRRDDRHDDRRGDDWRDDGNGRYHCPPGQAKKGNC; encoded by the coding sequence ATGAAACGCATCCTCTGCGCGGCCGCGCTGGCAGCACTCAGCGCTACTGCCTTTATACCAAGCCAGGCAATGGCGCAAATCGGCGTCAACATCACCATCGGCACCCCTCCTCCGGCGCCGCGCTATGAGCGCGTGCCGCCGCCGCGGGTCGGTTATGTCTGGGCGCCTGGGTACTGGAACTGGAACGGCAGCCGCCATGTCTGGGCCGGCGGCCATTGGGAACGGGCCCGCAGCGGCTATCAGTACAGCCGCCCAGAATGGCGGCAGGGTAACAATGGCTGGGAACTGAACCGCGGCGGCTGGCGCCGTGGCGACGATCGCCGTGATGATCGCCATGACGACCGCCGCGGTGACGACTGGCGTGACGATGGCAACGGCCGTTACCATTGCCCTCCGGGCCAGGCAAAAAAAGGCAATTGCTAA
- a CDS encoding membrane protein, producing MNQSIERGLSKVPEVTLLFWIIKIAATTLGETGGDAVSMSMNLGYLAATAIFAAIFLVAVFAQIKTKGFHPFLYWATIIATTTVGTTLADFADRSLGIGYAGGSTLLFILLMASLAVWHRTLGSISVDTVNTPKAEMFYWLTIMFSQTLGTALGDWTADSAGLGYTGAALVFGTLLALLVLAYYRTRISRTLLFWAAFILTRPLGAVVGDFLDKPLNAGGLALSRYSASLALFAFILGCILFFRQRPASKAH from the coding sequence ATGAACCAGTCTATCGAACGCGGCTTGAGCAAGGTCCCGGAAGTGACCCTGCTGTTCTGGATCATCAAGATAGCCGCCACTACGCTAGGTGAAACCGGCGGCGACGCCGTCTCCATGTCGATGAACCTCGGCTACCTGGCGGCGACCGCCATTTTCGCCGCAATCTTCCTGGTTGCCGTGTTTGCCCAGATCAAGACCAAGGGTTTTCATCCTTTCCTCTACTGGGCCACCATCATCGCCACCACCACCGTGGGAACCACGCTGGCCGATTTTGCCGACCGTTCACTCGGCATCGGCTATGCGGGCGGCAGTACCTTGCTGTTTATCCTGCTGATGGCATCGCTGGCGGTCTGGCACCGCACGCTCGGCTCGATATCGGTGGACACCGTCAACACGCCCAAGGCCGAGATGTTTTACTGGCTGACCATCATGTTTTCCCAGACCCTGGGGACGGCGCTGGGCGACTGGACCGCGGATAGCGCCGGCCTCGGCTACACCGGCGCCGCGCTGGTGTTCGGCACGCTGCTGGCGCTGCTGGTGCTGGCCTACTACCGGACGCGCATATCGCGCACCCTGCTGTTCTGGGCGGCATTCATCCTGACCCGGCCGCTGGGCGCCGTGGTCGGCGATTTCCTCGACAAGCCGCTGAATGCCGGCGGCCTGGCGCTGAGCCGTTATTCCGCCTCGCTGGCGCTGTTTGCCTTCATTCTGGGCTGCATCCTGTTCTTCCGGCAAAGGCCGGCAAGCAAGGCCCACTAA
- a CDS encoding membrane protein has protein sequence MDTDARLWLNKVPQVTVLFWIIKMMSTTVGETGADFLNADLNFGLGATTALMGILFAVALAFQLRARRYAPSLYWLTVVFVSVFGTLLTDNLTDRLNVPLAASTACFSIALMATFAIWYAQEKTLSILSIDSPRRELFYWAAILFTFALGTAAGDWLAEGLNLGYANSALLFGGLIAAVAFFRYIFKADAVACFWIAYVLTRPFGASCGDLLSQPASSGGLGFGAIEASIVFLALIIGMVIYLSLVPKRLNQ, from the coding sequence ATGGACACAGATGCAAGACTTTGGCTGAACAAGGTGCCGCAAGTCACCGTGCTGTTCTGGATCATCAAGATGATGTCCACTACCGTCGGCGAAACCGGCGCCGATTTCCTGAATGCCGACCTCAATTTCGGCCTGGGCGCAACCACCGCGCTGATGGGCATATTGTTTGCCGTCGCGCTGGCGTTCCAGCTGCGCGCCAGGCGCTACGCGCCCTCCCTATACTGGCTCACCGTAGTATTCGTCAGCGTATTCGGCACCCTGCTCACCGACAACCTGACCGACCGTCTCAACGTGCCGCTGGCCGCCTCCACCGCCTGCTTCAGCATCGCCCTGATGGCCACCTTCGCCATCTGGTATGCGCAGGAAAAAACGCTTTCCATCCTGTCAATTGACAGCCCCAGGCGTGAACTGTTTTACTGGGCTGCGATCTTATTTACTTTCGCCCTCGGCACCGCGGCCGGCGACTGGCTGGCCGAGGGCTTGAACCTGGGTTATGCCAATTCCGCCCTGCTGTTCGGCGGACTGATCGCGGCCGTCGCCTTTTTCCGCTACATATTCAAGGCCGATGCCGTCGCCTGTTTCTGGATCGCGTATGTGCTGACGCGCCCTTTCGGCGCATCCTGCGGCGACCTGCTGTCGCAGCCGGCAAGCAGCGGCGGCCTGGGCTTCGGCGCCATAGAGGCCAGCATCGTGTTCTTGGCGCTGATCATCGGCATGGTCATTTATCTGTCGCTTGTCCCGAAACGCCTGAACCAGTAA
- the pcaD gene encoding 3-oxoadipate enol-lactonase, whose product MSYDPIDHDFERGMQNRRQILGDDWVDRSLANATGFNAEFQNLITRFAWNEIWGRPGLEQKTRRVIVLAITMALGRWEEFELHARAALLGDAGTRLTPDEMKEVLMQGAIYAGVPAANTAFTHAQKILRDIGAQIGYAPAPSAPAAAVHPGIGRAAATDSKPALHYSVRAPRSGKAPRHTVVLSHALGCDLTMWDSLANLLAADCRVIAYDHRGHGSSDAPAGLYAIADLADDAARLLRELDSGPVVWIGLSMGGMTGQELALRHPSLVAALVLANCTSHYPPPAREVWQQRIDTVRAQGIEVIADAVMGRYFHDRFRAEHGATVARFRQRLATTGPAGYIGCCHAVGTVDTTARLPQITVPTLVIAGELDQGTPLAMAQTLAEQIPQASLVVLKDASHLSATEQPQAFAQAVVQFMQEL is encoded by the coding sequence ATGAGCTACGATCCCATCGATCATGACTTCGAACGCGGCATGCAGAACCGCCGCCAGATACTCGGCGACGACTGGGTCGACCGCTCGCTGGCCAACGCCACCGGCTTCAACGCCGAATTCCAGAACCTGATCACGCGCTTTGCCTGGAATGAAATCTGGGGCCGTCCCGGACTGGAACAGAAAACCCGGCGCGTGATCGTGCTGGCCATCACCATGGCGCTGGGCCGCTGGGAAGAATTCGAACTGCATGCGCGGGCCGCGCTGCTGGGCGACGCCGGGACGCGCCTGACGCCGGATGAAATGAAGGAAGTGCTGATGCAGGGCGCCATCTATGCCGGCGTGCCCGCCGCCAATACCGCATTCACGCATGCGCAAAAGATCCTGCGCGACATCGGCGCGCAGATCGGTTACGCGCCGGCGCCGTCAGCCCCGGCGGCGGCAGTCCATCCCGGCATCGGCCGCGCAGCCGCCACCGACAGCAAACCGGCCTTGCATTACAGCGTGCGCGCGCCGCGCAGCGGCAAAGCGCCGCGCCACACCGTGGTGCTGAGCCATGCACTCGGCTGCGACCTCACCATGTGGGACAGCCTGGCCAACCTGCTGGCCGCCGATTGCCGCGTCATCGCCTACGACCATCGCGGCCACGGCAGCTCCGACGCCCCCGCAGGACTGTACGCCATCGCCGACCTCGCCGACGACGCAGCGCGCCTGCTGCGTGAGCTCGATTCCGGCCCGGTGGTATGGATCGGCCTGTCGATGGGCGGCATGACCGGCCAGGAACTGGCGCTGCGCCATCCGTCGCTGGTGGCCGCGCTGGTCCTCGCCAACTGCACTTCGCACTACCCGCCGCCGGCGCGTGAAGTGTGGCAGCAACGGATCGACACCGTGCGCGCCCAAGGCATCGAAGTGATTGCCGACGCCGTCATGGGGCGTTATTTCCACGACCGTTTCCGCGCCGAGCACGGCGCCACTGTGGCGCGTTTCCGCCAGCGCCTGGCCACTACCGGGCCTGCCGGCTATATCGGCTGCTGCCACGCGGTCGGCACCGTGGATACCACCGCGCGCCTGCCGCAGATAACCGTGCCGACGCTGGTGATCGCCGGCGAGCTGGACCAGGGCACGCCGCTGGCCATGGCGCAGACACTGGCCGAGCAGATCCCGCAAGCCAGCCTGGTCGTATTGAAAGACGCTTCGCACCTGAGCGCAACGGAACAGCCGCAGGCGTTTGCCCAGGCCGTTGTGCAATTCATGCAGGAGTTATGA
- the pcaB gene encoding 3-carboxy-cis,cis-muconate cycloisomerase encodes MSVSIFDSFLTTPEMIAVFDDTAVVQAMFRFEEALARAQAAEGIIPDSAARAIASVCNAQLYDIPALVHASRRAGSLAIPLVKELTKTVALFNQESASHVHWGSTSQDVIDTGMVLVTREALSLLDQGLQTLTDNLLRLAAQHLTTPILARTLMQPAQVTSFGFKLAGWAAPLLRARLQLRQAAQRALQLQLGGAVGTLAVMGAKGPLVAQRMADDLDLSVADAAWHTQRDEWVRLGLEVAVLSGSLGKIATDLSLLAQGEIAELAEPSGNGRGGSSAMPHKRNPVSAMIALAAATRTPQNAAALLAGMGQQHERGLGNWQAELAEWPGLFLSAHGALSALNEAVAGLQVDAARMLRNIDALQGLVFAEAASIYLAGAIGRPQAHGLMEQLTQRAVADGRQLAEVVLEAVKADERLRDQLDPEVLSALFDPVAATAPAEALARRQLQGLRAAMDALQAQAVFA; translated from the coding sequence GTGAGCGTTTCGATTTTTGACAGTTTCCTCACCACCCCGGAGATGATCGCCGTGTTCGACGATACCGCCGTGGTGCAAGCCATGTTCCGTTTCGAGGAAGCCCTGGCGCGTGCGCAGGCGGCGGAAGGAATCATTCCCGACAGCGCAGCGCGCGCCATCGCCAGCGTCTGCAACGCGCAGCTGTACGACATCCCGGCGCTGGTGCACGCCAGCCGCCGCGCCGGCAGCCTGGCGATTCCGCTGGTCAAGGAACTGACCAAGACAGTCGCCTTGTTCAACCAGGAATCCGCCAGCCATGTGCACTGGGGCAGCACCAGCCAGGACGTGATCGATACCGGCATGGTGCTGGTCACCCGCGAAGCGCTGAGCCTGCTCGACCAAGGCCTGCAAACGCTGACCGACAACTTGCTGCGCCTGGCCGCACAGCATCTGACGACACCGATACTGGCGCGCACCTTGATGCAGCCGGCCCAGGTCACCAGCTTCGGTTTCAAGCTGGCCGGCTGGGCCGCGCCTTTGCTGCGCGCCCGCCTGCAGCTGCGCCAGGCCGCGCAGCGCGCACTGCAGTTGCAACTGGGCGGCGCGGTCGGCACGCTGGCGGTGATGGGCGCCAAAGGCCCGCTGGTAGCGCAGCGCATGGCGGACGACCTGGATCTGTCCGTGGCCGACGCCGCCTGGCATACCCAGCGCGACGAATGGGTACGGCTGGGACTGGAAGTCGCGGTGCTGAGCGGCAGCCTGGGCAAGATCGCCACCGACCTCAGCCTGCTGGCGCAAGGCGAGATCGCCGAGCTGGCAGAACCATCCGGCAACGGCCGCGGCGGTTCGTCGGCCATGCCGCACAAGCGCAACCCGGTGTCGGCCATGATTGCCCTGGCGGCCGCCACCCGTACTCCGCAAAACGCGGCGGCGCTGCTGGCGGGCATGGGCCAGCAGCATGAGCGCGGCCTCGGCAACTGGCAGGCCGAACTGGCGGAGTGGCCCGGCTTGTTCCTCAGCGCCCATGGCGCGCTCAGCGCATTGAACGAAGCCGTCGCCGGGCTGCAGGTCGATGCCGCACGCATGCTGCGCAATATCGATGCGCTGCAAGGACTGGTGTTCGCAGAGGCCGCATCAATTTACCTGGCCGGCGCAATCGGCCGGCCGCAGGCGCATGGCCTGATGGAACAGTTGACGCAGCGCGCGGTTGCCGACGGCAGGCAGCTGGCCGAGGTGGTGCTGGAGGCCGTCAAGGCGGACGAGCGCCTGCGCGACCAGCTTGACCCTGAAGTATTAAGCGCATTGTTCGACCCGGTCGCTGCCACGGCACCGGCCGAAGCATTGGCGCGCCGGCAATTGCAGGGCTTGCGGGCCGCCATGGATGCATTGCAGGCGCAAGCCGTTTTCGCCTGA
- a CDS encoding protocatechuate 3,4-dioxygenase, producing MASNITTSQTVGPFPHEAWAWAVSASATLHTTAPTITISGVLRDGDGAPINDGWVEAWMPDAAAAETAQQLPGFRRIATNDDGAFRIEVSLPSPARFGKPVLFATVFARGLVKHQFSAVFLEDDSGLAQSEILSQVPADRRPTLIARKQGDARYHWDIWMQGDKETVFFDYV from the coding sequence ATGGCTTCCAATATCACTACCTCACAAACCGTAGGCCCTTTTCCGCACGAAGCATGGGCCTGGGCGGTAAGCGCCAGCGCCACCTTGCACACCACAGCGCCAACCATCACCATCAGCGGCGTGCTGCGCGACGGCGACGGCGCGCCGATCAACGACGGCTGGGTCGAAGCCTGGATGCCGGATGCGGCCGCTGCCGAAACGGCGCAGCAGCTACCTGGTTTCCGCCGCATCGCCACCAACGACGACGGCGCTTTCCGCATCGAGGTATCGCTGCCCAGTCCTGCGCGTTTCGGAAAACCCGTGCTGTTCGCCACCGTCTTTGCGCGCGGCCTGGTGAAGCACCAGTTCAGCGCGGTTTTCCTTGAAGACGACAGCGGCCTGGCGCAATCCGAGATCCTCAGCCAGGTTCCCGCGGACAGGCGCCCTACCTTGATTGCGCGCAAACAGGGAGATGCCCGCTATCATTGGGATATCTGGATGCAGGGCGACAAGGAAACCGTGTTTTTCGACTATGTTTGA
- the pcaH gene encoding protocatechuate 3,4-dioxygenase subunit beta, whose protein sequence is MRFESTETGVYPSLIYPPYLSTVKRGPTREPLRIRAAEPVQANITASPSLILPHDTDLTRHGQGEPLGEKIVVTGRVLDEDGKPVRNSLLEVWQCNSAGRYWHKRDQHDAPLDPNFFGFGKMLTDDDGRYRFVTIKPGPYPWGNHHKAWRPAHIHFSLFGSVYAQRLVTQMYFPSDPLFDYDPIFQSIPDLAARQRLIARFSLEQTIDDQMLGYEFDIVLRGRDATPMSL, encoded by the coding sequence GTGAGATTCGAGTCCACAGAAACCGGGGTCTACCCCAGCCTGATTTATCCGCCCTATCTCTCCACCGTGAAACGCGGCCCGACCCGGGAACCGCTGCGCATCCGCGCTGCCGAACCGGTCCAGGCCAACATTACCGCATCGCCCAGCCTGATCCTGCCGCACGACACCGACCTGACCAGGCATGGGCAAGGCGAGCCGCTGGGCGAAAAAATCGTCGTCACCGGCCGCGTGCTGGATGAAGACGGCAAGCCGGTGCGCAATTCACTGCTGGAAGTGTGGCAGTGCAATTCCGCTGGCCGCTACTGGCACAAGCGCGACCAGCACGATGCGCCGCTCGATCCGAATTTTTTCGGCTTCGGCAAGATGCTCACCGACGACGACGGCCGCTACCGCTTTGTCACCATCAAACCCGGCCCTTATCCCTGGGGCAACCACCACAAGGCCTGGCGCCCGGCGCATATCCATTTCTCCCTGTTCGGCAGCGTCTATGCGCAGCGGCTGGTGACGCAGATGTATTTCCCCAGCGATCCCCTGTTCGATTACGACCCGATATTCCAAAGCATCCCCGACCTGGCCGCGCGCCAGCGCCTGATTGCGCGCTTCAGCCTGGAGCAGACGATCGACGACCAGATGCTGGGCTACGAATTCGACATCGTCCTGCGTGGCCGCGACGCCACGCCCATGAGTCTCTGA